The following coding sequences lie in one Deltaproteobacteria bacterium genomic window:
- a CDS encoding radical SAM protein — protein MALDDVRRRLPVVTHFPAPKDRSFTDRDLGPSPRCAIAVWEFTLMCDHRCLHCGPRAGFARDDELTTDEALRMVDELAELGVGEVALIGGEAYLRDDFLLVVRRIRERGMTSSIVTGGWGLSAERCAAAREAGLMVVSVSIDGLEAHHDHVRNKKGSWRRAFEAVANARAAGMRVGANTQINALTRNDLAPLLDRLTDAGVVAWQLQFTMVHGSGADHPELILQPHMIPELFEQLGELADRCRERGIKFLPGNNIGYFGPNEQKLRFVQKRGGHYGGCTAGVVTLGIESNGVIKSCPSLGGATNQGGSWREHGLRAIWDHAPEITYIRERTVDDLWGYCRECYYADTCRAGCTATSEPLLGRPGNNPFCHHRALEMRRVGLRERIERVAAAPGLPFDNGLWQVVRESSDPEVAAREGPVAIEGPRVSRLVDRMGPGRELAPDEIAGTTRER, from the coding sequence GTGGCGCTCGACGACGTCCGCCGCCGCTTGCCGGTGGTCACCCACTTCCCAGCGCCCAAGGATCGCAGCTTCACCGATCGCGATCTCGGGCCCTCGCCGCGCTGCGCGATCGCGGTGTGGGAGTTCACCTTGATGTGTGACCACCGCTGCCTGCACTGCGGGCCGCGGGCCGGCTTCGCTCGCGACGACGAGCTCACCACCGACGAGGCCCTGCGCATGGTCGACGAGCTCGCGGAGCTCGGCGTCGGCGAGGTCGCGCTGATCGGCGGCGAGGCCTACCTGCGCGACGACTTCCTCTTGGTCGTGCGGCGCATCCGCGAGCGTGGCATGACCTCGAGCATCGTGACCGGCGGCTGGGGTCTGAGCGCCGAGCGCTGCGCGGCCGCCCGTGAGGCCGGCTTGATGGTGGTGTCGGTGTCGATCGACGGCCTCGAGGCGCATCACGATCACGTGCGCAACAAGAAGGGCAGCTGGCGTCGCGCGTTCGAGGCGGTCGCCAACGCCCGCGCCGCCGGCATGCGCGTGGGCGCCAACACCCAGATCAACGCGCTGACCCGCAACGACCTCGCGCCGCTGCTCGATCGCCTGACTGACGCCGGCGTGGTCGCGTGGCAGCTGCAGTTCACGATGGTGCACGGCTCGGGTGCGGATCATCCCGAGCTGATCCTGCAGCCGCACATGATCCCCGAGCTGTTCGAACAGCTCGGCGAGCTCGCCGATCGCTGTCGCGAGCGCGGCATCAAGTTCCTGCCCGGGAACAACATCGGCTACTTCGGCCCCAACGAGCAGAAGCTGCGGTTCGTTCAGAAGCGCGGCGGTCACTACGGTGGTTGCACGGCCGGCGTGGTCACGCTCGGCATCGAGAGCAATGGCGTCATCAAGAGCTGCCCCAGCCTGGGTGGCGCGACCAACCAGGGCGGCAGCTGGCGCGAGCACGGCTTGCGCGCGATCTGGGATCACGCGCCGGAGATCACGTACATCCGCGAGCGCACGGTGGACGATCTGTGGGGCTACTGCCGCGAGTGCTACTACGCCGACACCTGTCGGGCCGGATGCACGGCGACCAGCGAGCCGCTGCTGGGCCGCCCGGGCAACAATCCCTTCTGCCACCACCGCGCGCTCGAGATGCGGCGCGTGGGTCTGCGTGAGCGCATCGAGCGGGTCGCCGCCGCGCCGGGTCTGCCGTTCGACAACGGCCTATGGCAGGTCGTGCGCGAGTCGAGCGACCCCGAGGTGGCCGCGCGCGAGGGGCCGGTTGCGATCGAAGGTCCGCGGGTCTCGCGGCTGGTCGATCGCATGGGTCCCGGTCGCGAGCTGGCACCCGACGAGATCGCAGGCACCACGCGCGAGCGCTAG
- a CDS encoding class I SAM-dependent methyltransferase, with protein MDDDSHDLTLVRAFIRGRAPELARLDDDAMIEAALAQGLRLHKFKRTAMLPRVQRVLGILEGLEPTSILDVGSGRGVFLWPLLETIRGIAVTAVDHDPIRVRDLQAVAAGGIARLAGVEADAAALPWPAASFDIVTALEVLEHVDDAVPVARELLRVARRFVVVSVPSQPDDNPEHVRLFDGDTLSRLFLDLGAPRVQLAWVPGHIIAIVARAR; from the coding sequence ATGGACGACGACTCCCATGACCTCACGCTCGTGCGCGCGTTCATCCGCGGTCGTGCACCCGAGCTCGCGCGGCTCGACGATGACGCGATGATCGAGGCCGCGCTCGCGCAGGGCCTACGTCTTCACAAGTTCAAGCGCACCGCGATGCTGCCGCGCGTGCAGCGGGTGCTCGGGATCCTCGAGGGCCTCGAGCCGACCAGCATCCTCGATGTCGGCAGTGGTCGCGGGGTGTTCCTGTGGCCGCTGCTCGAAACGATCCGCGGCATCGCGGTCACGGCGGTCGATCATGATCCGATTCGCGTCCGCGATCTGCAGGCCGTCGCTGCCGGTGGCATCGCGCGCCTCGCGGGCGTCGAGGCCGACGCAGCGGCGCTGCCGTGGCCGGCCGCGAGCTTCGACATCGTGACCGCGCTCGAGGTGCTCGAGCACGTCGACGACGCGGTGCCGGTCGCACGCGAGCTCCTGCGAGTGGCGCGGCGGTTCGTGGTCGTGTCGGTGCCGAGTCAGCCCGACGACAATCCCGAACACGTGCGCCTGTTCGACGGCGACACGCTCTCACGCTTGTTCCTGGACCTCGGCGCGCCGCGGGTGCAGCTCGCATGGGTGCCTGGACACATCATTGCGATCGTCGCCCGCGCGCGCTGA
- a CDS encoding RNA ligase family protein yields MELLKYPRTRHIEGSRLQPGDHDLAAVALASLDQRHATLVIEEKLDGANAGICFDDDGALRLQSRGHFLTGGGRERHFDLLKTWATRHREALWRVLGSRHVLYGEWLYAKHTVFYDELPHYFMEFDIYDRERGEFLDTDRRHALLRTAPVVSVPVVHRGEVRDVASLRRLVGVSRYKSARWREALREAAELAELDVERIERETDLQDEAEGLYLKHEQHGVVIGRYKFVRASFLTAVVDSGSHWLSRPIVPNRLRAGVDLFAEAT; encoded by the coding sequence ATGGAGCTGCTCAAGTACCCACGCACGCGGCACATCGAGGGCTCCCGCCTGCAGCCGGGCGATCACGATCTTGCCGCCGTCGCACTCGCGAGCCTCGATCAGCGGCACGCGACGCTGGTGATCGAGGAGAAGCTCGACGGGGCGAACGCGGGCATCTGCTTCGACGACGACGGCGCGCTGCGATTGCAGAGCCGCGGGCACTTCCTCACCGGCGGCGGGCGCGAACGACACTTCGATCTTCTGAAGACCTGGGCGACCCGACACCGCGAGGCGCTGTGGCGGGTCTTGGGGTCGCGCCACGTGCTGTACGGGGAGTGGCTGTACGCCAAGCACACCGTCTTCTACGACGAGCTGCCGCACTACTTCATGGAGTTCGACATCTACGATCGCGAGCGCGGCGAGTTCCTCGACACCGATCGTCGCCACGCGCTGCTCCGAACTGCGCCGGTGGTGTCGGTGCCAGTGGTGCACCGCGGTGAGGTGCGCGACGTCGCGTCGCTACGGCGGCTCGTCGGGGTCTCTCGCTACAAGTCTGCGAGGTGGCGCGAGGCCCTGCGTGAGGCCGCCGAGCTCGCCGAGCTCGATGTCGAACGCATCGAGCGCGAGACCGACCTCCAAGACGAGGCCGAGGGGCTCTACCTCAAGCACGAGCAGCACGGCGTCGTCATCGGCCGCTACAAGTTCGTGCGCGCCAGCTTTCTCACCGCGGTGGTCGACTCCGGCTCGCACTGGCTCTCGCGTCCGATCGTGCCCAATCGCCTGCGCGCCGGTGTCGATCTCTTCGCGGAGGCCACGTGA
- a CDS encoding molybdopterin-dependent oxidoreductase: MPAARTHHRSCSLCEAMCGLVLTVEDDRVVAVRGDDDDPFSRGFMCPKGPALVALHEDPDRVREPLRRTASGWQRIGWDEALDEAATRIHGLQRRHGRDALAVYIGNPAVHNVGAMLYGPEFLRALGTRHRYSATSVDQLPQMLAAYLMYGHQLLMPVPDVDHTQHMIVLGGNPLVSNGSIMSAPDMKRRLQALRERGGTLVVIDPRRTETAAIADRHLFVRPGSDALLLAAMLHVLFADGLVSTRERAAPVRHEAELRAIVQPFAPARVAAATGIDAATIRQLVHDFVAAESAVLYGRVGVSMHPFGSLCHWFIGAFNLLTGNLDRRGGSMFATPAFDIIGNKPPLGLGRGSFGRWRSRVRGLPEFGGELPVATLAEDIEAGGDDGIRGLVTIAGNPVLSAPNGPRLDAALAQMECVVAIDFYLNETTRHAHLLLPPTGPLEHAHYDVALHALAVHNTAKYSAPVFERGPTQRHDHEILAGLERRLHALRGAPLSTRMQVRLREQLGPERILALGLRVGPWGFKGGFRQGWRGVSMARLRSSPHGVDLGPLLPCLPSRLPSRRGGAERYIDVAPAELRGDVARLQSSLERGDDDALLLIGRRQLRSNNSWMHNLPKLMAGKPRCTLRMHPDDARARTLDDGATARVRSRVGVLTCIIEHDRDMMPGVVSLPHGFGHDREGTGQQVARAHAGVSINDLTDEQRVDAVSGVAAFSGVPVEVERA, translated from the coding sequence ATGCCAGCGGCCCGCACCCACCATCGCTCGTGTTCGCTGTGCGAGGCCATGTGTGGCCTGGTGTTGACCGTCGAGGACGACCGCGTCGTGGCGGTGCGCGGCGACGACGATGACCCCTTCAGCCGCGGCTTCATGTGTCCCAAGGGGCCGGCGTTGGTGGCCCTGCACGAGGATCCCGATCGCGTGCGCGAACCCCTGCGGCGCACGGCTTCCGGCTGGCAGCGCATCGGCTGGGACGAGGCGCTCGACGAGGCCGCGACGCGCATCCACGGGCTGCAGCGTCGCCACGGCCGCGACGCGCTGGCGGTCTACATCGGCAACCCCGCGGTGCACAACGTCGGTGCGATGTTGTACGGGCCCGAGTTCCTGCGCGCGCTGGGCACCCGCCATCGCTACTCGGCGACCTCGGTCGACCAGCTGCCGCAGATGCTGGCGGCATACCTGATGTACGGCCACCAGCTGCTGATGCCGGTGCCCGACGTCGATCACACGCAGCACATGATCGTGCTGGGCGGCAACCCGCTGGTCAGCAACGGCAGCATCATGAGCGCGCCCGACATGAAGCGCCGGCTGCAGGCGCTGCGCGAGCGCGGCGGCACCCTGGTGGTGATCGATCCACGTCGCACCGAGACCGCCGCGATCGCCGACCGCCACCTGTTCGTACGGCCCGGCAGCGACGCGTTGCTGTTGGCGGCGATGCTGCACGTGCTGTTCGCCGACGGCCTGGTGTCGACCCGCGAGCGCGCCGCGCCGGTGCGGCACGAGGCCGAGCTGCGCGCGATCGTGCAGCCATTCGCGCCCGCGCGCGTCGCCGCGGCGACCGGCATCGACGCCGCCACCATCCGCCAGCTCGTGCATGACTTCGTGGCCGCGGAGTCGGCGGTGCTCTACGGCCGCGTCGGCGTGTCGATGCACCCGTTCGGCAGCCTCTGCCACTGGTTCATCGGTGCGTTCAACCTGCTGACCGGCAACCTCGATCGCCGCGGCGGGTCGATGTTCGCCACGCCGGCGTTCGACATCATCGGCAACAAGCCGCCGCTCGGCCTCGGGCGCGGCAGCTTCGGTCGCTGGCGCTCGCGCGTGCGCGGGCTGCCCGAGTTCGGCGGCGAGCTGCCGGTCGCGACCCTCGCCGAGGACATCGAAGCCGGCGGCGACGACGGCATCCGCGGGCTGGTGACGATCGCCGGCAATCCCGTGCTGTCGGCGCCCAACGGCCCGCGGCTCGATGCCGCGCTCGCGCAGATGGAGTGCGTGGTCGCGATCGACTTCTATCTCAACGAGACCACCCGCCACGCGCACCTGCTGCTGCCGCCGACCGGCCCGCTCGAGCACGCCCACTACGACGTGGCCCTGCACGCGCTGGCGGTGCACAACACCGCGAAGTACAGCGCACCGGTGTTCGAGCGCGGGCCCACGCAGCGCCACGATCACGAGATCCTCGCCGGTCTCGAGCGACGTCTACACGCCCTGCGCGGTGCGCCCTTGTCGACGCGGATGCAGGTGCGGCTGCGCGAGCAGCTCGGCCCCGAGCGCATCCTCGCGCTGGGCCTGCGCGTGGGACCGTGGGGCTTCAAGGGTGGCTTTCGGCAGGGCTGGCGCGGGGTCTCGATGGCGCGGCTGCGCAGCTCGCCGCACGGCGTCGATCTCGGGCCGCTGCTGCCGTGCCTGCCGTCGCGGCTGCCGTCGCGCCGCGGCGGCGCAGAGCGATACATCGATGTCGCGCCCGCCGAGCTGCGCGGCGACGTCGCGCGCCTGCAGTCGAGCCTCGAGCGCGGCGACGATGATGCGCTGCTGCTCATCGGTCGTCGGCAGCTGCGCAGCAACAACTCGTGGATGCACAACCTGCCCAAGCTCATGGCCGGCAAGCCCCGCTGCACCCTGCGCATGCACCCCGACGACGCCCGCGCGCGGACGCTCGACGACGGTGCGACCGCGCGGGTGCGCTCGCGCGTCGGCGTGCTCACGTGCATCATCGAGCACGACCGCGACATGATGCCCGGCGTGGTGAGCCTGCCCCACGGCTTCGGCCACGATCGCGAGGGCACCGGCCAGCAGGTCGCGCGCGCCCACGCGGGGGTCAGCATCAACGATCTCACCGACGAGCAGCGCGTCGACGCAGTCAGCGGGGTCGCGGCGTTCTCCGGCGTGCCGGTCGAGGTCGAGCGGGCGTAG
- a CDS encoding ATP-dependent DNA helicase RecQ, giving the protein MCVRWPIEQHVSPRSRTDVSAAASAPELDAALAQLGYQAFRPGQEHAIRTLIDHGRLLLVAPTGGGKSLGYQLPAVVLPGVALVVSPLVALMQDQVQALQARGVAATYLAATLDGDEVRARMAGVARREFKLVYVAPERLAFPGFRALLGKLPLSLVAVDEAHCISEWGHDFRPEYLMIGELLRELEPARIMACTATATPVVRDEILSRLGLPADTPQLVHGFARPNLTLRVAELRVAKEREHGVDAMLREALEGPSANTGAAIVYAPTRRTAQEEASRLRSAGWRAAPYHAGMDGSHREQVLRDFSSGELAVVVATNAFGMGIDRGDVRAVIHLAPPGSIEAYYQEVGRAGRDGAPAFGLMMVTPADLPLRRRLLERDIDDRAPNPAVVEHKWSMFLELMRWAEGGSCRHDAILRYFGDEAETLHGCGRCDVCASLEGEPVPEAEVELIVRKALSAIARVHQRFGMQMAAKLLMGVTDPRLERSGLAQTKTFGALADRSEAWLTKLLRRCVSAGWVDFHGDERPVVFLTELGREVMTGKRPARLLLPSDAPAVPRAGGRGASRAGTEHVVELDPEAAVVFEALRRHRMDRARAEGVPPYVVASDRTLREIAMLRPRTNEELSLAHGIGPTKLERYGEGLLATVAAARGAV; this is encoded by the coding sequence TTGTGCGTGCGGTGGCCGATTGAGCAGCATGTGAGCCCGCGATCTCGTACCGACGTGTCCGCCGCAGCCTCAGCCCCCGAACTCGACGCCGCGCTCGCGCAGCTCGGCTACCAGGCGTTCCGCCCGGGCCAGGAGCACGCGATCCGCACGCTCATCGATCACGGCCGTCTGTTGCTGGTCGCGCCGACCGGCGGCGGCAAGAGCCTCGGCTACCAGCTACCGGCGGTGGTGCTGCCCGGTGTCGCGCTGGTGGTGTCGCCGCTGGTCGCGTTGATGCAGGACCAGGTGCAGGCGCTGCAGGCCCGCGGCGTGGCGGCAACGTACCTCGCGGCCACGCTCGACGGCGACGAGGTCCGCGCGCGCATGGCTGGGGTCGCGCGCCGCGAGTTCAAGCTGGTGTACGTCGCGCCCGAGCGGCTGGCGTTCCCGGGCTTCCGCGCGCTGCTCGGCAAGCTCCCGCTGTCGCTGGTCGCGGTCGACGAGGCCCACTGCATCAGCGAGTGGGGCCACGACTTCCGACCCGAGTACCTGATGATCGGCGAGCTGCTGCGCGAGCTCGAGCCGGCGCGCATCATGGCGTGCACGGCGACGGCGACCCCGGTCGTGCGCGACGAGATCCTCTCGCGGCTGGGCCTGCCGGCCGACACGCCGCAGCTGGTGCACGGCTTCGCGCGGCCCAACCTCACGTTGCGCGTGGCCGAGCTGCGCGTCGCCAAGGAGCGCGAGCACGGCGTCGACGCCATGCTCCGCGAGGCGCTCGAGGGCCCGTCCGCCAACACCGGCGCGGCGATCGTCTATGCCCCCACGCGCCGCACCGCGCAAGAGGAGGCCTCGCGGCTGCGCAGCGCGGGCTGGCGCGCGGCGCCGTACCACGCCGGCATGGATGGCAGCCATCGCGAGCAGGTGCTGCGCGACTTCAGCAGCGGCGAGCTGGCGGTGGTGGTGGCGACCAACGCGTTCGGCATGGGCATCGATCGCGGGGACGTGCGCGCGGTGATCCACCTCGCGCCGCCGGGGTCGATCGAGGCGTACTACCAAGAGGTCGGCCGCGCGGGCCGTGACGGCGCGCCCGCGTTCGGCCTGATGATGGTCACGCCCGCCGACCTGCCGCTGCGACGGCGCCTGCTCGAGCGCGACATCGACGATCGCGCGCCGAACCCGGCGGTGGTCGAGCACAAGTGGTCGATGTTCCTCGAGCTGATGCGCTGGGCCGAGGGCGGGAGCTGCCGCCACGACGCGATCCTGCGCTACTTCGGTGACGAGGCCGAGACCCTGCACGGCTGCGGTCGCTGCGACGTGTGTGCCTCGCTCGAGGGCGAGCCGGTGCCCGAGGCCGAGGTCGAGCTCATCGTGCGCAAGGCGTTGTCCGCGATCGCACGGGTGCACCAGCGCTTCGGCATGCAGATGGCCGCGAAGCTGCTGATGGGCGTCACCGATCCGCGACTCGAACGCTCGGGCCTGGCGCAGACCAAGACCTTCGGCGCGCTCGCGGATCGCAGCGAGGCATGGCTCACCAAGCTGCTGCGCCGCTGCGTGTCGGCCGGCTGGGTCGACTTCCACGGCGACGAGCGACCAGTGGTGTTCCTGACGGAGCTCGGCCGCGAGGTCATGACCGGCAAGCGACCCGCACGCTTGCTGCTGCCCAGCGACGCACCGGCGGTGCCGCGGGCCGGCGGCCGCGGGGCCTCGCGTGCGGGCACCGAGCACGTCGTCGAGCTCGACCCCGAGGCGGCGGTCGTGTTCGAGGCGTTGCGACGGCATCGCATGGATCGAGCGCGTGCCGAGGGCGTACCGCCCTATGTCGTCGCCAGCGATCGCACGCTGCGGGAGATCGCGATGCTGCGGCCGCGCACGAACGAAGAGCTCTCGCTCGCCCATGGCATCGGGCCGACCAAGCTCGAGCGCTATGGCGAGGGTCTGCTCGCCACCGTGGCGGCGGCGCGCGGGGCGGTCTGA
- a CDS encoding universal stress protein — protein MKWIIGIDLGERSEGAIEMAAWLHAHHRDSQSAAPTLVGAYVLDGAARSRAEHAGGGAIVARAEAALQQAVARAEATAMIGELRVLEAPAIDDALARAASEPQVDGLVLGRIAARDSHALVRLGSIARRMLRRLPAPVMIVPPDLPRDRVGKGPILVATDLGASAVRAAQLGERLAKDLGRELIVAHVDCTMRAWPTFYGEGIAQVATTPTRTRADVGDWQSLHGLGGEPRVLSGMTPLDGLMAEADRIDAPVVVCGAEHVGPLDRLFGSSTASDLARLSRRAVLAVPAV, from the coding sequence ATGAAGTGGATCATCGGCATCGACCTGGGGGAGCGGAGCGAGGGCGCGATCGAGATGGCGGCGTGGTTGCACGCGCACCACCGCGACTCGCAGAGCGCTGCGCCGACGCTGGTGGGCGCGTACGTCCTCGATGGTGCTGCGCGCTCGCGGGCCGAACACGCCGGCGGCGGTGCGATCGTCGCGCGCGCCGAGGCGGCGCTGCAGCAGGCGGTCGCGCGCGCCGAGGCCACCGCGATGATCGGCGAGCTGCGCGTGCTCGAGGCACCCGCGATCGACGACGCGCTGGCGCGTGCGGCCAGCGAGCCGCAGGTCGACGGCCTCGTCCTCGGTCGCATCGCCGCACGCGACAGCCACGCGTTGGTGCGGCTGGGCTCGATCGCGCGGCGGATGCTGCGAAGGCTGCCGGCGCCGGTGATGATCGTGCCGCCGGATCTCCCCCGCGACCGCGTCGGCAAGGGCCCGATCCTCGTCGCCACCGACCTCGGCGCCAGCGCGGTCCGTGCGGCGCAGCTCGGCGAGCGCCTCGCGAAGGATCTCGGTCGCGAGCTGATCGTGGCCCACGTCGACTGCACGATGCGCGCCTGGCCGACCTTCTACGGCGAGGGCATCGCCCAGGTCGCGACCACGCCCACGCGCACACGTGCGGACGTCGGCGACTGGCAATCGCTGCACGGGCTCGGGGGCGAGCCGCGGGTGCTCTCGGGCATGACCCCGCTCGACGGCCTCATGGCCGAGGCCGATCGCATCGATGCGCCGGTCGTCGTCTGTGGGGCCGAGCACGTCGGTCCGCTCGACCGGCTGTTCGGATCCTCCACGGCCTCCGACCTCGCGCGGCTGTCGCGACGCGCAGTGCTGGCGGTGCCCGCGGTCTGA
- a CDS encoding DUF72 domain-containing protein, whose translation MHVRIGSSGFSYDFWRGDFYPADLASDDMLAFYAARFDTVEINNTFYRMPKAEVLRRWADVVPADFRFVIKASRRITHMSRLRDTADNVQYLYRQLESLGDKLGAVLYQCPPFLRRDDAVLQAFVAALPTEHRAAIEFRHRSWFCDEVYAVLRGAAVCLCASDEDQPDPPLVATAPIGYLRLRADDYDDGALGDWLARVGAAWPESYVFFKHEQSAPGLITRGRALLAAVASP comes from the coding sequence GTGCACGTGCGCATCGGCTCGAGCGGCTTCAGCTACGACTTCTGGCGCGGCGACTTCTATCCCGCCGATCTCGCGAGCGACGACATGCTGGCGTTCTACGCCGCGCGCTTCGACACCGTCGAGATCAACAACACCTTCTATCGCATGCCCAAGGCCGAGGTGTTGCGGCGCTGGGCGGACGTGGTGCCCGCGGACTTTCGCTTCGTCATCAAGGCATCGCGACGCATCACGCACATGTCGCGCCTGCGCGACACCGCCGACAACGTGCAGTACCTGTATCGGCAGCTCGAGTCGCTGGGCGACAAGCTCGGGGCCGTGCTCTACCAGTGCCCGCCGTTTCTGCGCCGCGACGACGCGGTGCTGCAGGCGTTCGTCGCCGCGCTGCCGACCGAGCACCGCGCGGCGATCGAGTTCCGCCACCGCTCGTGGTTCTGCGACGAGGTCTACGCGGTGCTGCGCGGTGCGGCCGTGTGCCTGTGCGCCTCCGACGAAGACCAGCCCGATCCGCCGCTGGTTGCGACCGCGCCGATCGGCTACCTGCGCCTGCGCGCCGACGACTACGACGACGGCGCGCTCGGCGACTGGCTCGCGCGGGTCGGCGCCGCATGGCCGGAGAGCTACGTGTTCTTCAAGCACGAGCAGAGCGCGCCCGGACTCATCACCCGCGGCCGCGCCCTGCTCGCGGCGGTGGCATCCCCCTGA
- a CDS encoding AAA family ATPase: MPNAPPWSIDWDAITCAFPWVAAMRGVVQDPVHHPEGDVWIHSRMVCEALVSLPAWQRSAPAVRLRLFAAALLHDVAKPHTTVVQEDGRVRSPGHSPRGAVMARGILWRLGWHAREREPVCALVQYHQVPYFVVDRVDARAVVIRLSQSCSAAELAMLCEADVRGRTALDTPRMLDNIALFGELSDELGCLDRPYPFANDHARAMYFHRSDRDPDWAAWDDTRMTVTVMSGLPGAGKSSWVREHAGDQPLVALDRLREELEVDPTEHQAKVIARARELAREHLRAGRSFVWDATNLSRSLRRSVVTLCYDYGARVRIVHVEAPEPVLRARNRARPEPVPDDVIDRLVQRWEQPQRTECHELLWLPDDDVTAR; this comes from the coding sequence ATGCCGAACGCACCGCCGTGGTCGATCGACTGGGACGCGATCACGTGCGCGTTCCCGTGGGTCGCGGCGATGCGCGGCGTGGTGCAGGACCCCGTGCACCATCCCGAGGGCGACGTGTGGATCCACAGTCGCATGGTCTGCGAAGCGCTGGTGTCGCTGCCGGCGTGGCAGCGCTCGGCGCCCGCGGTGCGCCTGCGGCTGTTCGCGGCGGCGCTGCTGCACGACGTGGCGAAGCCGCACACCACCGTCGTGCAGGAGGATGGTCGCGTGCGATCCCCAGGGCACTCGCCGCGAGGGGCCGTGATGGCGCGCGGCATCCTGTGGCGGCTGGGCTGGCACGCGCGCGAGCGCGAGCCGGTGTGCGCCTTGGTGCAGTACCACCAGGTGCCGTACTTCGTCGTCGATCGCGTTGATGCCCGCGCGGTGGTGATTCGACTGTCGCAGTCGTGTTCGGCCGCGGAGCTCGCGATGCTGTGCGAGGCCGACGTTCGCGGGCGTACCGCGCTCGACACACCGCGCATGCTCGACAACATCGCGCTGTTCGGTGAGCTGTCGGATGAGCTCGGCTGTCTCGACCGGCCGTATCCGTTCGCGAACGATCACGCGCGCGCGATGTACTTCCACCGCAGTGACCGCGATCCCGACTGGGCTGCGTGGGACGACACGCGCATGACGGTCACGGTGATGTCGGGCCTGCCCGGCGCGGGCAAGTCGAGTTGGGTGCGCGAGCATGCCGGCGATCAACCGTTGGTCGCACTCGACCGCCTGCGCGAGGAGCTGGAGGTCGACCCCACCGAGCACCAGGCGAAGGTGATCGCCCGCGCCCGCGAGCTGGCGCGCGAGCACCTGCGAGCTGGCCGGTCGTTCGTGTGGGACGCGACCAACCTGAGCCGTTCGCTGCGACGCAGCGTGGTGACGCTGTGCTACGACTACGGTGCGCGCGTGCGGATCGTACACGTCGAGGCACCGGAGCCGGTGCTGCGCGCCCGCAACCGCGCGCGACCGGAGCCTGTGCCCGATGACGTCATCGACCGCCTGGTGCAGCGCTGGGAGCAGCCCCAGCGCACCGAGTGTCACGAGCTGCTGTGGCTGCCCGACGACGACGTCACTGCGCGATGA
- a CDS encoding serine/threonine-protein phosphatase: MSISFPDSGCRIRFSGKTDIGRVRDHNEDNILLPTELPLAAVSDGMGGHACGEVASNIAVETVGSFYQQTAADSPSTWPFRMPQLHIERDRMTAAVKLANNRIHETGLGDPSKKGMGCTLDAIYFSQGRCYIGHVGDSRVYRIRGGHISQLTEDHSLLNDYRRMREMNGEELENFSYKNVVVRALGLTPNVFVDVIVEEYARGDLYVLCSDGLSGMLADPLIMQTVTRFESIDTAATQLINQANEAGGVDNISAVVVRIEGG, translated from the coding sequence ATGAGCATCAGCTTCCCGGACAGTGGCTGCCGGATTCGCTTCTCGGGCAAGACCGACATCGGCCGGGTGCGCGATCACAACGAGGACAACATCCTGCTGCCGACCGAGCTGCCGCTCGCTGCGGTCTCCGACGGCATGGGCGGCCACGCCTGCGGCGAGGTCGCCAGCAACATCGCGGTCGAGACCGTCGGCAGCTTCTACCAGCAGACCGCCGCCGACAGCCCGTCGACCTGGCCGTTTCGCATGCCCCAGCTGCACATCGAGCGCGATCGCATGACCGCGGCGGTGAAGCTCGCCAACAACCGCATCCACGAGACCGGCCTCGGTGACCCCAGCAAGAAGGGCATGGGCTGCACCCTCGACGCGATCTACTTCAGCCAGGGCCGCTGCTACATCGGGCACGTCGGCGACAGTCGTGTCTATCGCATCCGCGGCGGTCACATCAGCCAGCTCACCGAGGATCACTCGCTGCTCAACGACTACCGGCGCATGCGCGAGATGAACGGCGAGGAGCTCGAGAACTTCAGCTACAAGAACGTCGTCGTGCGGGCGCTCGGACTCACGCCCAACGTGTTCGTCGACGTGATCGTCGAGGAGTACGCGCGCGGCGATCTCTACGTGCTGTGCTCCGACGGCCTCTCGGGCATGCTCGCCGACCCGCTCATCATGCAGACGGTCACGCGCTTCGAGAGCATCGACACCGCCGCCACCCAGCTCATCAACCAGGCCAACGAAGCCGGCGGGGTCGACAACATCTCCGCGGTGGTCGTGCGCATCGAAGGCGGCTGA